One Bacteroidota bacterium genomic window carries:
- a CDS encoding 2-oxoglutarate dehydrogenase E1 component, producing MSKFDFLGALDPSLIDDFYQQYLQNPDSVDKEWQSFFLGFEFARKNYTEAVPDNIDKEFKVINFIEAFRRRGHLFTETNPVRTRRQYFPPLSLEYYGLSEADLNTVFQAGKEIGIGAAPLKDILQLLNDTYRSSIGSEFLFIRHPEKTGWLQKKLEGTRNRTQFAANEKKKIFQLLNQACGFEQFIHKKFVGQKRFSLEGSEALIPALHYLMLSGSNAGVQEYLIGMAHRGRLNVLANVMQKPAENIFQEFVAEAYEDRISLGDVKYHLGYSNKVMLENGKEISLHLAPNPSHLETVGPIIQGICRAKVDHKYGGDKSKLLPILIHGDAAIAGQGVVYEVAQMMDLEGYGNGGTIHIVINNQVGFTTNYLDARSSTYCTDIGKVTKCPIFHINGDDIEALVHTINLAIEYRTTFHTDVYIDILSYRKHGHNESDEPRYSQPTLYKAIAEHPNPREIYAKKLIDEGVYTQSEVDAIKEAYELALEEKLSLSKKLGKVKIPQFMHDLWQGYKYATQEDFDKSYELHLDRNMLFELGKKICDLPADKAFIKKTIKLVDDRKKMLAENQVDWAMAELLSYSTLLKEGFAVRLSGQDSIRGTFAHRHAEHVIEDTDQKYSPLKNLAPDQAPFFVYNSPLNEYGVMGFEYGYALAKPDGLTIWEAQFGDFHNVAQVIIDQYIASAEEKWGLMNGLVLFLPHGFEGQGPEHSSARVERFLLLAARNNMQIVKPSTPANIYHILREHMHRNFRIPLIIFTPKSLLRHAKCVSTLDELAKGSFMEVIDDPDVDTEQVRRIVFCTGKMYYDLLEEKEKHKARDIALVRIEQLHPFPTKQVEKIVAKYKNSMLNLWLQEEPINMGAWRHVRDEFKNIEVSPICRQASGSPATGLNKIHQVQQAELISKVFRECVCELNRTYCGLQCTDGSLQKQILKQYKYFMEPELPEVKRLK from the coding sequence ATGAGCAAATTCGATTTCTTAGGGGCTTTAGATCCATCATTAATTGACGATTTTTACCAGCAGTACCTGCAAAATCCCGATTCGGTTGATAAAGAATGGCAAAGTTTTTTTCTGGGCTTTGAATTTGCACGAAAAAATTATACCGAGGCAGTCCCCGACAACATCGACAAAGAGTTTAAGGTCATAAATTTTATCGAAGCCTTTCGCAGGCGTGGCCATCTCTTTACCGAAACCAACCCAGTGCGCACAAGGCGGCAGTATTTTCCTCCATTGAGTCTTGAATATTATGGCCTTTCCGAAGCTGACTTAAATACCGTTTTTCAGGCTGGGAAAGAAATTGGAATTGGGGCGGCTCCACTGAAAGATATCCTTCAGTTATTGAACGATACTTACCGCAGTTCAATCGGATCGGAGTTTTTATTTATCCGGCATCCTGAAAAAACAGGCTGGCTTCAAAAAAAGCTTGAAGGAACTAGAAACAGAACCCAATTTGCTGCCAACGAAAAAAAGAAAATATTTCAACTTTTAAACCAGGCTTGTGGCTTTGAACAATTTATCCATAAAAAGTTTGTGGGTCAGAAACGTTTTTCGCTCGAAGGCTCCGAGGCCCTTATCCCTGCTTTGCATTACCTTATGTTAAGCGGGTCTAATGCAGGTGTGCAAGAATACCTCATTGGCATGGCCCATCGAGGAAGGCTGAATGTGCTGGCCAATGTCATGCAAAAACCTGCAGAAAATATTTTCCAGGAATTTGTTGCCGAAGCTTATGAAGACCGCATATCCCTTGGCGATGTAAAATATCATCTTGGTTACAGCAACAAAGTAATGCTCGAAAACGGCAAAGAGATATCGCTTCACCTGGCACCCAATCCCTCCCACCTCGAAACGGTTGGGCCCATTATCCAAGGTATTTGCAGGGCAAAGGTCGATCATAAATATGGCGGAGATAAAAGCAAACTTCTACCCATACTCATTCACGGCGATGCAGCTATTGCCGGGCAAGGAGTAGTTTACGAGGTAGCCCAAATGATGGACCTCGAAGGCTATGGCAATGGAGGAACCATTCACATTGTAATCAACAACCAGGTTGGTTTTACCACCAATTACCTCGATGCCCGTAGCAGCACCTATTGCACCGACATTGGCAAAGTAACCAAATGCCCGATTTTTCACATCAATGGCGACGATATCGAAGCCCTTGTGCACACCATTAACCTGGCAATCGAATACCGCACCACCTTTCATACCGATGTGTATATCGATATCCTCTCGTACCGGAAACATGGGCACAACGAGAGCGACGAACCCCGATATTCTCAACCTACGCTTTACAAAGCTATTGCCGAGCATCCGAACCCGAGAGAGATTTATGCAAAAAAACTCATAGACGAAGGTGTTTACACCCAAAGCGAAGTAGATGCCATTAAAGAAGCATACGAGCTTGCACTCGAGGAGAAATTAAGCTTGTCGAAAAAACTGGGCAAGGTAAAAATCCCTCAGTTTATGCACGATTTATGGCAGGGCTATAAATATGCCACACAGGAAGATTTTGATAAAAGCTATGAACTGCATCTGGACAGAAATATGCTTTTTGAATTAGGAAAAAAAATCTGTGACTTGCCGGCCGATAAGGCCTTTATCAAAAAAACCATAAAACTGGTCGATGATCGTAAGAAAATGCTGGCAGAAAACCAGGTAGACTGGGCCATGGCCGAGTTACTTTCCTATAGCACGCTTTTAAAAGAAGGATTTGCTGTAAGGCTAAGTGGTCAGGATTCGATACGTGGTACATTTGCCCATCGCCATGCAGAACATGTCATTGAAGATACCGATCAGAAATATTCGCCGCTTAAAAATCTAGCCCCGGATCAAGCTCCATTCTTCGTGTATAACTCACCTCTGAATGAATACGGTGTAATGGGCTTTGAATATGGCTATGCACTTGCCAAACCCGACGGATTAACCATTTGGGAAGCCCAGTTCGGAGATTTTCATAATGTGGCACAGGTAATTATCGACCAGTATATTGCCTCTGCAGAAGAGAAATGGGGCTTAATGAATGGACTGGTACTTTTTCTGCCACACGGTTTCGAAGGACAGGGTCCAGAACATTCCAGTGCAAGAGTAGAACGTTTTCTATTGTTGGCAGCCCGCAATAACATGCAAATTGTGAAGCCCTCTACACCTGCCAACATTTACCATATTTTGCGTGAACACATGCACCGTAACTTCCGGATTCCGCTCATCATCTTCACACCCAAGAGTCTGCTGCGGCACGCAAAGTGTGTGAGTACCCTCGATGAGCTGGCAAAGGGCTCGTTTATGGAGGTAATTGACGACCCGGATGTAGACACCGAACAGGTAAGGCGCATTGTTTTTTGCACCGGAAAAATGTACTACGACCTGCTCGAAGAAAAGGAAAAACACAAAGCCCGCGACATAGCATTGGTACGGATCGAACAACTTCACCCTTTTCCAACGAAACAAGTTGAAAAGATAGTAGCTAAATATAAAAACTCCATGCTAAACCTTTGGTTACAGGAAGAACCTATTAACATGGGTGCCTGGAGACATGTACGCGACGAATTTAAAAACATAGAGGTATCGCCCATTTGCCGTCAGGCCAGTGGAAGCCCTGCAACCGGATTGAACAAAATACACCAGGTACAACAAGCAGAATTGATATCAAAAGTTTTCCGCGAATGTGTGTGTGAACTCAACCGCACCTATTGCGGGTTGCAATGCACCGATGGAAGTTTGCAAAAACAAATATTGAAACAATACAAATATTTCATGGAACCAGAACTTCCAGAGGTAAAACGATTGAAATAA
- a CDS encoding Re/Si-specific NAD(P)(+) transhydrogenase subunit alpha, with the protein MKIGVLKEKEPEKRVALLPEAVKALLELKAEVLVERSAGSGAFVSDAEYEKAGAQLVNRNQLYKESDLIVTINPPEVNELKSVDSSKILIGALNPFHNKALIDQLQSSKLTSFSLELVPRITRAQSMDILSSMATVAGYKAVLDAAYQLPRFFPMFMSAAGTIKPARMLILGAGVAGLQALAIARKLGAIVEVFDVRSAVKEEVLSLGGKFVEVAGAVEDASAGGYAIEQSEDFKKRQAELIQTHARNADVILCTAQIPGKKAPVLVTKETVAAMKPGSLIIDLAASTGGNCELTEFNKVVEVHGVKIIGNSNYTNQMAVDASAMFGRNVVNLLKLFISEQGALKLDFSDEIIKGACLTHEGELMNERVKLSYKN; encoded by the coding sequence GTGAAAATAGGTGTTTTAAAAGAAAAAGAACCAGAAAAGCGGGTGGCGCTTTTACCCGAAGCTGTGAAAGCCTTGTTGGAGCTCAAGGCAGAAGTGCTGGTGGAACGCAGTGCCGGATCAGGAGCCTTTGTATCCGATGCGGAGTACGAAAAGGCTGGAGCACAATTAGTCAATAGAAACCAGCTTTATAAAGAGTCTGACTTAATAGTAACAATCAACCCGCCTGAGGTAAACGAATTGAAGTCGGTCGATTCCTCAAAAATTCTGATTGGAGCCCTAAACCCCTTTCATAATAAGGCTTTGATTGATCAATTGCAAAGCTCCAAACTAACTTCCTTTAGTCTTGAGCTGGTGCCAAGAATAACCCGTGCGCAATCGATGGATATTCTTTCTTCGATGGCTACTGTGGCAGGCTACAAAGCGGTGCTCGATGCGGCCTATCAGCTGCCGCGGTTTTTTCCTATGTTTATGTCGGCTGCAGGAACCATTAAGCCGGCACGTATGCTGATATTAGGAGCCGGAGTGGCTGGCTTGCAGGCCCTTGCCATTGCACGAAAACTTGGAGCCATTGTCGAAGTTTTTGATGTGCGTTCGGCGGTGAAGGAAGAAGTACTCAGCCTAGGAGGTAAATTTGTAGAAGTGGCCGGAGCCGTCGAAGATGCCTCTGCAGGTGGATATGCCATTGAGCAAAGTGAGGATTTTAAGAAACGCCAGGCCGAACTTATTCAAACTCATGCCCGTAATGCCGATGTCATTCTATGTACTGCCCAGATACCCGGCAAAAAAGCCCCTGTTCTGGTTACCAAAGAAACCGTAGCCGCCATGAAACCGGGTTCACTGATTATCGACCTCGCAGCTTCTACCGGTGGTAACTGCGAGCTTACCGAGTTTAATAAAGTGGTGGAGGTACACGGAGTTAAGATTATAGGCAATTCAAATTATACCAACCAAATGGCGGTTGATGCCAGTGCCATGTTTGGCCGGAATGTAGTGAATCTGCTCAAACTATTCATTAGTGAGCAGGGCGCACTTAAGCTCGATTTTTCTGATGAAATTATCAAGGGCGCCTGCCTTACCCACGAAGGCGAACTAATGAACGAACGTGTTAAATTATCCTATAAAAACTAG
- a CDS encoding diaminopropionate ammonia-lyase — protein MSATGYLINQRSAYQPVFTEDTTPVLNDFESAYHYHQTLADYKPTPLIELPTLAKKCGIGKLLLKDEGQRFGTGALKILGASYAVHHFTQSEPVIGICTATDGNHGRAVAWAAKHKGYKSVVFVPHFTKPGRIKAIEREGGKVIVSAGDYDTAVKEAAYFAREKNFKLIQDTAWKEYLDVPATITSGYYTEMQELLNQTNRFSKPHIDVVFLQAGVGSWPSAVVHFFRKYLNNQSVKIVCVEPFESDCIYESIKSKSLATTRKSQKTIMAGLNCGTPSLLAFEILQQGADAFMLISDHFTIDAIKYLNAPMPGDPYVASGESGASGLGALLALMQEKSLLDLKRFLQINENSNILIFNTENVTDAESISSVIQA, from the coding sequence ATGAGCGCAACCGGATACCTCATAAATCAACGGTCTGCCTATCAACCAGTGTTTACGGAAGACACCACCCCGGTGTTGAATGATTTTGAAAGTGCCTACCATTATCATCAGACTTTAGCAGATTATAAACCCACTCCCCTGATAGAGCTTCCAACCCTGGCAAAAAAATGCGGCATCGGGAAATTGCTCCTAAAAGACGAAGGGCAACGATTTGGCACCGGAGCACTTAAGATACTGGGAGCCAGTTATGCTGTGCATCATTTTACCCAAAGCGAGCCGGTAATTGGTATTTGCACCGCCACCGACGGAAACCACGGTCGCGCAGTAGCCTGGGCAGCTAAACATAAGGGTTACAAATCGGTTGTGTTCGTGCCACACTTTACCAAACCAGGCCGTATAAAAGCCATTGAACGCGAAGGTGGAAAAGTAATTGTAAGTGCTGGCGACTACGATACTGCCGTGAAAGAGGCAGCCTATTTTGCACGCGAAAAAAATTTCAAACTCATTCAGGATACAGCCTGGAAAGAATACCTCGATGTACCGGCAACCATTACTTCTGGCTATTACACCGAAATGCAGGAACTTCTGAATCAAACCAATAGATTCAGTAAACCCCATATTGATGTTGTATTTCTTCAGGCTGGGGTAGGTAGCTGGCCTTCGGCGGTAGTTCATTTTTTTCGCAAATATCTGAACAACCAATCGGTTAAAATTGTGTGCGTGGAGCCTTTTGAGAGCGATTGTATTTACGAATCGATAAAAAGCAAGTCTTTGGCCACTACCCGTAAAAGCCAGAAAACCATTATGGCTGGTTTAAATTGCGGCACGCCCTCACTACTTGCATTTGAAATACTTCAGCAGGGAGCCGATGCCTTTATGCTTATCTCGGACCATTTTACCATCGATGCTATTAAATACCTTAATGCACCCATGCCAGGCGACCCTTATGTGGCTTCCGGCGAATCGGGCGCTTCTGGTCTAGGTGCTCTTTTGGCACTTATGCAAGAAAAAAGTCTGCTAGACCTAAAACGTTTCCTCCAGATTAACGAGAATAGCAATATATTGATATTCAATACAGAAAATGTGACTGACGCAGAATCGATCTCCTCGGTCATTCAAGCTTAA
- a CDS encoding NAD(P)(+) transhydrogenase (Re/Si-specific) subunit beta gives MIQLLLEYSYLLAAIMFVIGLKLMSKPDTSRKGNFWAGAGMVLAMLTTLFFYQNEQGQYIPLANAILIVVVISLATVVGSIIARRVKMTAMPQLVSFYNATGGLASALVSFIEFGNPENSSTLVTILGMVVGSIAFSGSMIAYGKLDGKVGDWFYKSLTYINLLFLALIIVAVVLISIDPAPSSNMMVLFYLLFALSLIYGISFVMPIGGADMPVVISLLNSLTGIAAAMAGFIYANNAMILGGILVGAAGTILTILMCRAMNRSLINVIIGSFGGSHASAGDKVAGTMREISLSDASVLLNYTQKVVIVPGYGLASAQAQHICSDLDKLLSDRGVEVKYAIHPVAGRMPGHMNVLLAEADVPYDKLVEMDDINPVLPQTDVVIVIGANDVVNPAALDDPSSPIYGMPIIKAHEARNIIVMKRGMGKGYAAIENYLFYNDKTRMLFGNAKETLQKLVSEIKNL, from the coding sequence ATAATACAATTGTTGCTCGAATATAGTTACCTACTTGCAGCCATTATGTTTGTAATTGGGCTTAAATTAATGAGCAAACCCGATACATCGCGTAAAGGAAACTTTTGGGCTGGTGCAGGAATGGTGCTGGCTATGCTTACCACACTATTTTTTTACCAGAATGAACAAGGTCAATACATTCCGCTCGCGAATGCCATTCTGATTGTAGTAGTCATCTCGCTGGCTACTGTAGTTGGGTCAATCATTGCACGAAGGGTGAAAATGACTGCGATGCCGCAACTGGTATCCTTTTACAATGCTACCGGCGGACTGGCTTCTGCACTGGTATCTTTTATCGAGTTTGGCAACCCTGAGAATTCTTCGACGTTGGTCACCATACTCGGGATGGTTGTCGGAAGCATAGCCTTTAGTGGAAGCATGATTGCTTATGGAAAGCTCGATGGCAAGGTAGGCGATTGGTTTTACAAATCTCTTACCTATATCAACCTCTTGTTTCTGGCCCTCATCATAGTGGCTGTGGTACTTATTTCAATCGATCCGGCACCCTCGTCCAACATGATGGTTCTGTTCTATCTGTTGTTTGCACTTTCGCTTATTTATGGAATCAGCTTTGTAATGCCCATTGGCGGTGCCGATATGCCTGTGGTTATTTCCCTGCTCAATTCCCTTACGGGTATTGCCGCAGCCATGGCAGGCTTTATTTATGCCAACAATGCCATGATTTTGGGTGGTATTCTGGTAGGTGCAGCCGGTACTATACTTACCATTTTGATGTGCCGTGCCATGAACCGTTCACTTATTAATGTCATAATTGGTTCTTTTGGAGGAAGTCATGCCTCTGCTGGCGATAAGGTAGCGGGCACTATGCGCGAGATATCTTTGTCCGATGCATCAGTTTTACTGAACTACACCCAAAAGGTGGTGATTGTGCCTGGTTATGGTCTTGCTTCTGCGCAAGCCCAGCATATTTGCAGCGACCTCGACAAATTACTTAGCGACAGAGGTGTGGAAGTGAAATATGCCATCCACCCTGTGGCAGGGCGTATGCCGGGCCACATGAATGTATTACTCGCCGAAGCCGATGTGCCCTATGATAAACTGGTAGAAATGGACGACATCAATCCCGTGCTACCCCAGACGGATGTGGTAATTGTGATTGGTGCCAACGATGTGGTAAATCCTGCCGCCCTTGACGACCCCTCCAGTCCGATTTATGGGATGCCCATTATCAAAGCCCACGAAGCCCGCAACATTATTGTGATGAAACGGGGAATGGGAAAAGGCTATGCTGCCATCGAAAATTATCTTTTCTACAACGATAAAACCCGTATGCTTTTTGGTAATGCCAAGGAGACGCTGCAAAAACTTGTAAGCGAGATAAAGAATTTATAG
- a CDS encoding NAD(P) transhydrogenase subunit alpha, whose translation MELILEFLKNYQQEIFIIALSVFLGIEVISHVPSVLHTPLMSGANAISGVIIIGGIILLGHVDLNSFNAKLILGISAVFFATLNVAGGFVVTDRMLEMFKKKKPKN comes from the coding sequence ATGGAACTGATACTTGAATTTTTAAAAAATTACCAGCAAGAGATATTCATTATTGCCCTGTCGGTTTTCCTCGGTATAGAGGTAATCTCGCATGTGCCCTCTGTGCTCCACACTCCTCTGATGTCTGGTGCGAATGCCATCAGCGGGGTAATTATCATTGGTGGAATCATTTTGTTGGGACATGTCGATTTAAACTCATTCAATGCAAAACTTATCTTGGGTATATCGGCAGTTTTTTTTGCCACGCTCAATGTGGCAGGTGGGTTTGTGGTTACCGACCGTATGCTCGAAATGTTTAAAAAGAAAAAACCTAAAAACTAA
- a CDS encoding gliding motility-associated C-terminal domain-containing protein, producing the protein MGLIRHIALVITLLSILSAKSTGQSSDLGTVCAQSRHLYGVTGLPGSTFIWALSGGIIVQGGGTDSLLVEWGYATGNFQMEVVELSAAGCLGLPVMGDVVVQAPDVDLGVDNYEICEGESYDFDASGSYFGVPTYLWHDGSTNSFYTADTTENIWVLVTDGLGCTRYDSVEFVSNPTPVVTLGNDTVFCNAEEPLVLDAGDFVTYNWTTNTDNFVNNPIYIYQQNEYTDTIRIRVTNEFGCAGYDTMLVFPCSLARIFDGMINTFTPNGDGENDTWVILRDHKMDQFPNAVLEVFDRWGRLVYRSKNVAGEPWDGTSKGRPMPMDAYFFVLELNYAGFEAITGTVNLVR; encoded by the coding sequence TTGGGCTTAATCAGACACATAGCACTTGTTATTACCTTATTAAGCATACTATCTGCCAAAAGCACCGGACAGTCCTCAGATTTGGGGACTGTCTGTGCTCAAAGCAGACATTTGTATGGTGTTACCGGCTTGCCTGGTTCTACCTTTATCTGGGCCCTTTCTGGCGGTATTATCGTGCAGGGAGGTGGCACAGATTCGTTGTTGGTAGAATGGGGATATGCCACCGGTAATTTTCAGATGGAGGTAGTAGAATTGTCTGCTGCAGGTTGTCTCGGACTTCCTGTAATGGGCGATGTAGTAGTGCAGGCCCCTGATGTAGACCTGGGTGTTGATAATTACGAGATTTGCGAAGGAGAATCGTACGACTTTGATGCTTCCGGCAGTTACTTTGGAGTGCCCACCTACTTATGGCACGATGGAAGTACCAATTCATTCTATACAGCCGATACTACTGAAAATATCTGGGTATTGGTAACCGATGGCCTGGGATGCACCCGCTACGATTCGGTTGAGTTTGTCTCCAACCCCACACCAGTAGTAACCCTGGGCAACGATACGGTTTTTTGTAACGCTGAGGAGCCGTTGGTGCTTGATGCCGGCGATTTTGTTACCTACAACTGGACCACCAATACCGATAACTTTGTTAACAACCCCATTTATATTTATCAGCAGAACGAGTACACCGACACCATTCGTATTAGGGTAACCAACGAATTTGGATGTGCCGGGTACGATACTATGCTGGTATTTCCTTGCAGTCTGGCCCGTATCTTCGATGGTATGATCAATACTTTTACTCCCAATGGCGATGGTGAGAACGATACCTGGGTTATTTTGCGCGACCATAAAATGGATCAGTTTCCGAATGCAGTGCTGGAAGTGTTCGACCGCTGGGGTCGATTGGTATACCGCTCCAAAAATGTGGCTGGAGAGCCTTGGGATGGTACCTCAAAAGGACGACCCATGCCTATGGATGCCTATTTCTTTGTATTGGAACTAAATTATGCCGGATTTGAGGCCATTACCGGCACTGTAAACCTTGTTCGCTAA
- a CDS encoding DUF4382 domain-containing protein: MKNSIFLMLVAITVFALSCDKENDDNGAGKATLQVSLTDSPAEYDAVLIEVIDVRINHSEDEEGWVSLGNVQTGIYNLLELTGGIDTLIAISEVDAGKIGQIRLVLGENNSVVIDGDTIALNTPSAQQSGLKINVHDTLEAGITYKLLLDFDASKSVVKAGNSGNYNLKPVIRAYLEAQDGAIRGNLANSVHAVITAIINADSASTFTDSTGLFFIGGLTAGNYQVAIDADSGWSDTTLTNVVVSNGMVTELGTITLSAEE, translated from the coding sequence ATGAAAAATTCAATATTCTTAATGCTCGTGGCAATTACTGTTTTTGCCCTATCTTGCGACAAAGAGAATGATGATAATGGAGCTGGAAAAGCTACCCTTCAAGTGAGCCTTACCGATTCACCAGCCGAATACGATGCGGTGTTGATTGAAGTAATCGACGTGCGCATTAACCATTCAGAAGACGAAGAAGGATGGGTAAGCCTTGGCAATGTGCAAACCGGAATTTACAACCTTCTTGAGCTTACAGGAGGAATTGACACCCTGATAGCAATTTCGGAAGTGGATGCAGGCAAGATTGGTCAGATAAGGCTGGTTTTAGGAGAGAACAACTCGGTGGTCATCGATGGCGACACAATAGCCCTGAATACACCCAGTGCACAGCAATCGGGCTTAAAAATCAATGTACACGATACGCTTGAGGCTGGTATTACCTACAAGCTTTTGCTCGATTTCGACGCTTCGAAATCGGTTGTGAAAGCCGGAAACTCAGGAAACTATAACCTTAAGCCGGTAATCAGGGCCTATCTCGAAGCCCAGGACGGAGCCATCAGAGGAAATCTGGCCAATTCGGTGCATGCCGTAATAACTGCCATTATCAATGCCGATAGTGCAAGTACCTTTACCGATTCTACAGGATTGTTTTTTATTGGTGGACTAACTGCAGGAAACTACCAGGTGGCCATTGATGCCGATTCGGGTTGGAGCGATACCACACTTACGAATGTGGTGGTAAGTAATGGAATGGTTACCGAACTGGGAACCATTACTTTGTCAGCAGAAGAATAA
- the odhB gene encoding 2-oxoglutarate dehydrogenase complex dihydrolipoyllysine-residue succinyltransferase: MIVEIKIPSPGESISEVEITQWLVANGDYVQKDQELAEIESDKATLPLLAAEAGSIKILAETGKSVAVGSVACTIDTTAAATPASPAAKTKKQEPVADKSKSVIVSEAITVSQSQPVAESSHTKVTPLAKKIMQENNLSIDDVVKGLRKISKSDIENLIEQSTNPTKGSGEIKRELSRERMSALRRKLSQRLVAVKNETAMLTTFNEVDMTAIMDLRQKYQKNFVDKYGIKLGFMSFFTRACAIALQRFPKINSYLEGDEMVMPNYVDIAIAVQTDKGLMVPVLRNVESLGIAETELLIAQMAQKARSFKITPEEMSGGTFTITNGGVFGSLLSTPILNPPQSGILGMHNIVDRPIAFNGQVVIRPMMYIALSYDHRLVDGRDSVSFLVAVKEMLESPQTMLLAGKNPETLLLGL, encoded by the coding sequence ATGATTGTTGAGATTAAAATACCCAGCCCAGGTGAATCGATTTCGGAAGTTGAAATTACCCAATGGCTTGTAGCAAATGGCGATTATGTTCAAAAAGACCAGGAACTGGCTGAAATAGAATCCGACAAGGCAACCCTTCCTTTGTTGGCAGCAGAAGCCGGAAGCATTAAAATTCTGGCTGAAACAGGTAAAAGTGTTGCCGTTGGCTCCGTAGCCTGTACCATTGATACAACGGCAGCAGCAACCCCTGCCAGCCCTGCTGCAAAAACGAAAAAACAAGAACCCGTTGCCGATAAAAGTAAATCAGTTATAGTTAGCGAAGCCATTACTGTCTCGCAATCACAGCCTGTGGCAGAGTCTTCGCATACCAAGGTTACTCCGCTTGCAAAAAAAATTATGCAGGAAAACAATTTATCGATAGACGATGTAGTAAAAGGATTACGGAAAATAAGTAAATCGGATATCGAGAATCTTATCGAGCAATCGACAAATCCAACCAAGGGGAGCGGCGAGATTAAAAGGGAACTAAGCCGCGAAAGAATGAGTGCCCTGCGTCGCAAACTCAGTCAGCGTCTTGTGGCTGTAAAAAACGAAACAGCCATGCTCACCACTTTCAACGAAGTGGATATGACTGCCATAATGGACCTGCGGCAGAAATACCAGAAAAACTTTGTCGATAAGTATGGAATCAAGCTTGGCTTCATGTCATTCTTTACACGGGCCTGTGCCATTGCCCTTCAGCGTTTCCCCAAAATAAATTCTTACCTCGAGGGAGATGAAATGGTAATGCCTAACTACGTGGATATTGCCATTGCAGTGCAAACCGATAAAGGGCTAATGGTTCCTGTACTTCGGAATGTGGAAAGCCTGGGTATTGCTGAAACTGAACTACTCATCGCGCAGATGGCCCAAAAAGCCCGAAGCTTTAAAATCACACCCGAAGAAATGAGTGGCGGGACCTTTACCATCACCAACGGGGGTGTTTTTGGAAGTCTTCTATCGACCCCTATTCTTAATCCTCCTCAATCGGGTATACTGGGCATGCACAACATAGTAGACCGCCCAATAGCCTTCAACGGACAAGTGGTCATACGTCCCATGATGTACATTGCCCTCTCGTACGACCACCGTTTGGTAGACGGACGCGATTCGGTGAGTTTCCTGGTAGCAGTGAAGGAAATGCTTGAATCGCCACAAACTATGCTATTAGCGGGAAAGAATCCTGAAACACTCTTGCTGGGGCTTTAA